One Streptomyces sp. 1331.2 genomic window, GCCGGGCGGATACGGCCTGCGGGTGGTGGACCGGCTCTCCCGTGCCTGGGGCTGTGTGCCCGAGGGCGGCGGCAAGCGGGTCTGGCTGGAAGTGTCGGCCCCGCTGGACCACCACTCCCGTTGACCGTCTCCGGGCGTTGACGGTATCCGGCTTGACGGCTGCCCGCTCACGCCCGGCCGGGGTGCGGCTGCGGAGGCGGTGCCGGATCGGGGTCCGGGAAGGGCTCCGGCGCCGGGAACGGGGGAACCGGCGGCGGCGCCGGGTCGGGGTTGGGGGCCGGATCGGGGTGGGGGTGGGGGAAGGGCTCGGTGTCGGGGTTCGGGGGCGTCGGGATGGTCAACGTGACCGCCTCCTCGGCGGCCCGGTGCAGGGCACCGGGCCGCGGTGGCTGTTCGTGTTCTCGTGTTCTCGTGGTCGATCGGCGGGCGCCGGATCAGTCCTTGCCCACGTCCTTGATCTTCTCGCCGGCCTGCTTCAGGTCGCCCTTCATCTTCTCGGCGCGGCCCTTCGCCTCCAACGTGCGGTCCCCTGTGGCCCGCCCGGCGGTCTCCTTGACCTTGCCCTTGGCCTTCTCGGCGGCGTTGCGCAGCTTGTCGTCGGTACCCATCGGGTGCACTCCTCCGGTTGCGGGGACGTCTCGTTGTGAGGACGTCCGGTCGGCAGACGTCATCACCAGTAGTGGGATCGGCCCCCCACGGCGTGGCCCACGGCCCCGAGGATCCACAGGACGAGCCCGATGAGGACGAGGACGATCCCGATGGACCACAGGATGCTGATTCCGGTGACGAAACCGATGATCAGCAGGATCACTCCGAGGATGATCATGGGTGGCCTCCTCCGCTGTGCGTTCCTCGGCGGTGTCTTCCGTCGCCCCGGCGTCTGCCCGGACTTCCGCCGCGTAATCACCCCGATCGCATCGGCAGGTCGGCGCGCGGCGCGCCCGGCCCGGCCGTTTCGGCACCCCCGTGACCACAGGTGGTTGCATGGTCGCAGCCCGTGCCCGGTGGGGTGCGCGCGGTCCGGCAGTGAGGACAGGAGGAGACCGATGGCGGAGACCCTGCGGCGGTCCGCGGCCCGTCGAGCGTCCGGCGGGCCGCGCCGGCGCCGGCGTCAGGGCTCGACGCTGCTGCGGTGGCTGAGCACGACGGACCACAAGGCCATCGGCAACCTGTACCTGACGACGGCGTTCTGCTTCTTCCTGTTCGCCGGGCTGCTGGCGATGCTGATGCGCGCGGAGCTGATGCGGCCGGGGCTGCAGCTGGTGAGCAACGAGCAGTACAACCAGCTGTTCACCATCCACGGCACGATCATGATGCTGCTGTTCGCCACGCCGACCTTCGCCGGTTTCGCGAACGCCGTGATGCCCCTGCAGATCGGGTCGCCCGACGTGGCCTTCCCCCGGCTGAACGCCTTCACGTACTGGGTGTACCTGTTCGGCGGCCTGATGGTGGTCGGCGGGTTCCTGACGAACAGCGGCGCGGCGTCGTTCGGCTGGTTCGCCTACGCCCCGCTGAACGGGCCGATCCGCAGCCCGGGGACGGGCGCCGACCTGTGGGCCGTCGGCCTGATCGTGGCGGGCCTGAGCACCATCCTGGGGGCCGTCAACTTCATCACCACCATCGTCTGCCTGCGCGCCCCCGGGATGACGCTGTTCCGGATGCCGGTCTTCACCTGGAACGTGCTGTTCACCTCGATCCTCGCGCTGCTCGCCTTCCCCCCGCTCACGGCGGCCCTGTTCGCGCTGGAGGCGGACCGCAAGCTCGGCACCCACGTCTTCGACCCGGCCAACGGCGGGGCGCTGCTGTGGCAGCACCTGTTCTGGTTCTTCGGCCACCCCGAGGTGTACATCGTGGCGCTGCCCTTCTTCGGGATCATCTCGGAGGTCCTGCCGGTCTTCAGCCGCAAGCCGATCTTCGGCTACCGCGGGCTGATCGGTGCGACCATCGCGATCACCGCGCTGTCCGCGGTCGTCTGGGCCCACCACATGTTCGCCACCGGCCAGGTGCTGCTGCCGTTCTTCTCCCTGGCCTCGCTGCTCATCGCGGTGCCGACCGGGGTGAAGTTCTTCAACTGGGTCGGCACCATGTGGAACGGCTCGCTCTCCTTCGAGACGCCGATGCTGTTCGCCCTCGGGTTCCTGGTGACCTTCCTCCTCGGCGGGCTGACCGGTGTTCTGCTGGCCGCGCCCCCGATCGACTTCCACGTCACCGACAGCTACTTCGTGGTCGCCCACCTGCACTACGTCCTGTTCGGGACGGTGGTGTTCGCGATGTTCGCCGGCTTCTACTTCTGGTGGCCCAAGATCACCGGCCGGATGCTGGACGAACGGCTCGGCAGGATCCACTTCTGGATGCTGCTGCCCGCCTTCCAGATCACCTTCCTCGTCCAGCACTGGCTCGGCGCCCAGGGCATGCCGCGCCGCTACGCCGACTACCTGCCCTCGGACGGCTTCACCGCGCTGAACACCGTCTCCTCGATCGGGGCGTTCCTGCTGGGCCTGTCGACCCTGCCCTTCCTGTACAACGTCTGGCACACCGCCCGGCACGGGGTGAAGGTCGAGGAGGACGACCCGTGGGGCTACGGCCGCTCGCTGGAGTGGGCGACCTCCTGCCCGCCGCCGCGGCACAACTTCCACGCCCTGCCCCGGATCCGCTCCGAGGGCCCGGCCTTCGACCTGCACCACCCGGAGCACTCGCGCATGGCGATGGACGCGCTCGAAGCACGCAACGCAGGACGAGCCGAGGAGAATCCGTCGTGAAGACCGAGTCCTACCTGTTCGCCGGGGTCGCGCTGTTCTTCGCCGCGGCCGCCTCGGTCTACGGCTGGTTCGCGCGCGAGCCGGCCGGCAAGGCCGCGCTGGTCGTGGCCTTCCTGATGTCCGCACTCGTCGCGTTCTTCTTCCGCACCCAGTACTCCCGCCGCGGCGTCCGGCCGCAGGACACCACCGACGCCGAGGTCGTCACCGGCGCCGGACCGCTGGAGTTCTTCGCGCCCCGCAGCTACTACCCGCTGCTCACCGCCGCGGGCGTGGCACTCGCCGGGCTCGGTCTGGTGTACGCCCTGTGGCTGTTCGTCATCGGCATGGGGGTGACCGGCGCGGGCGTCCTGGGCTTCGTCTTCCAGTACGCCCAGCGCGGGCAGTGAGGCCGGCCGGTCAGGGGAGCTCGGCCGGCTCCGGACCCGGCTCGGGTTCGGGCTCCGGTTCCGGCGTGCGAGGCGAAGGCGGCGGTTCCACGGTGTCCCGGTAGTACCAGGAGCTCAGCCCGGCCCGCAGCCGGGCGGGGCGGGAGGCGCCGGGGCCCGGGGCGGGCAGCGGGGGCGGGGTGTCGCGCCGGGCCAGGGTGTGGCGCAGGCCGGCGGGCAGCGGCCGGTGTTCGCCGTGGAAGGCGCCCTCGACGGCCTCGCGGACGTACCCGGTCTCCTCGCCCCGCGCCACCCGCTCGCCGTCCCGCTCCTGCAGGGCCAGGCAGAGCCGCCGGGTGACCCAGAACGCCGCGACCGGGAGGACGAACAGGCTCACCCGCAGGACCAGGTTCAGGCCCTCCACCGGCACGTCCAGAGCGCGGGCGACGACGTCCTGCCCGCCGGCGACCAGCAGCACGACGTAGAAGCACACCCCCGCGACCCCCAGCGCCGTCCGGGTCTGCCGGTTGCGCGGGCGGTCGCACAGGTGCTGCTCGCCCGTCCCCGGGGTGATCCAGCGCTCGAAGAACGGGTAGCCGTACAGGACGGCGAAGAAGAGGCCGGGGAACAACACGGCCGGGATCAGCGGGTTCCAGGGGATGGAGTGGCCCCACAGCCGGGTCTCGGCGCCGGGCATCAGCCGCAGTGCGCCC contains:
- a CDS encoding CsbD family protein; translated protein: MGTDDKLRNAAEKAKGKVKETAGRATGDRTLEAKGRAEKMKGDLKQAGEKIKDVGKD
- a CDS encoding DUF6131 family protein, whose protein sequence is MIILGVILLIIGFVTGISILWSIGIVLVLIGLVLWILGAVGHAVGGRSHYW
- the ctaD gene encoding aa3-type cytochrome oxidase subunit I, with the translated sequence MAETLRRSAARRASGGPRRRRRQGSTLLRWLSTTDHKAIGNLYLTTAFCFFLFAGLLAMLMRAELMRPGLQLVSNEQYNQLFTIHGTIMMLLFATPTFAGFANAVMPLQIGSPDVAFPRLNAFTYWVYLFGGLMVVGGFLTNSGAASFGWFAYAPLNGPIRSPGTGADLWAVGLIVAGLSTILGAVNFITTIVCLRAPGMTLFRMPVFTWNVLFTSILALLAFPPLTAALFALEADRKLGTHVFDPANGGALLWQHLFWFFGHPEVYIVALPFFGIISEVLPVFSRKPIFGYRGLIGATIAITALSAVVWAHHMFATGQVLLPFFSLASLLIAVPTGVKFFNWVGTMWNGSLSFETPMLFALGFLVTFLLGGLTGVLLAAPPIDFHVTDSYFVVAHLHYVLFGTVVFAMFAGFYFWWPKITGRMLDERLGRIHFWMLLPAFQITFLVQHWLGAQGMPRRYADYLPSDGFTALNTVSSIGAFLLGLSTLPFLYNVWHTARHGVKVEEDDPWGYGRSLEWATSCPPPRHNFHALPRIRSEGPAFDLHHPEHSRMAMDALEARNAGRAEENPS
- the ctaF gene encoding aa3-type cytochrome oxidase subunit IV, which gives rise to MKTESYLFAGVALFFAAAASVYGWFAREPAGKAALVVAFLMSALVAFFFRTQYSRRGVRPQDTTDAEVVTGAGPLEFFAPRSYYPLLTAAGVALAGLGLVYALWLFVIGMGVTGAGVLGFVFQYAQRGQ